One Oncorhynchus gorbuscha isolate QuinsamMale2020 ecotype Even-year unplaced genomic scaffold, OgorEven_v1.0 Un_scaffold_13:::fragment_6:::debris, whole genome shotgun sequence DNA window includes the following coding sequences:
- the LOC124016964 gene encoding kinesin-like protein KIF28P: protein MEELYQQHHTERKGEGAARAPMPRDRDPFWDPLEPLLLGSAHLWLQSLAFRIALEEQLEVLGSEGTEEAILQAQLLPCSPTGLTLGEDDILIDPSELLGRRLDFQLVLDQCCGLRWVQQARNRGVQIGFRMFDSAQPLYTPAVWHNVNPLLDQRVHFTSLHTSQGLLEHLQTSALVLELWGLQEGCRDMVSSLEGVRMTPEGCFIIDQASATETATTVDPGSELSCSLRALQQDVEELRNTNAALKTENNTLRDQLNTTKTGAEWGRGRSEMRGSSLRPSCDAEFARALKVFYHSMTSVRVQLQRLRRHRPSEESDLLGLRLFVDEQGGLLRDFSELLEQSVSSLKQDVAAIVRRKRERSGIWS, encoded by the exons ATGGAGGAGTTGTATCAGCAGCACCATACGGAGCGGAAGGGAGAGGGGGCGGCCAGGGCGCCCATGCCCAGAGACAGAGACCCTTTTTGGGATCCGCTGGAGCCCCTGCTCTTGGGCAGCGCCCACCTCTGGCTGCAGTCTTTGGCTTTCCGTATCGCACTGGAGGAACAGCTggag GTATTGGGGTCAGAGGGCACTGAAGAGGCCATACTGCAGGCCCAGCTTCTACCATGCAGCCCTACAGGACT GACTCTGGGGGAGGATGACATCCTGATCGACCCCTCTGAGCTTCTGGGGAGACGGCTGGACTTCCAGCTGGTCCTGGATCAGTGCTGTGGCCTGCGCTGGGTCCAACAGGCCAGGAACAGGGGCGTTCAGATAGG GTTCAGGATGTTCGACAGTGCCCAGCCCCTCTACACTCCGGCCGTGTGGCACAATGTCAATCCCCTGCTGGACCAGCGGGTCCACTTCACTTCTCTGCACACCTCCCAAGGCCTGCTAGAACACCTGCAGACCAGCGCCCTGGTGCTGGAGCTCTGGGGCCTACAGG AGGGATGTAGAGACATGGTGTCGTCTCTGGAGGGAGTGAGGATGACTCCAGAGGGATGCTTCATCATCGACCAGGCTAGCGCAACTGAGACAGCCACT acaGTGGACCCTGGCTCAGAGCTGAGCTGCTCTCTGAGGGCTTTACAGCAGGATGTAGAGGAGCTGAGGAACACCAACGCTGCACTGAAGACCGagaacaacacactgagggaTCAGCTCAATACAACTAAGACCG gAGCAGAGTGGGGTCGTGGTCGGTCAGAGATGCGGGGCAGCAGTCTGCGGCCCAGCTGTGATGCAGAGTTCGCCCGCGCCCTGAAGGTCTTCTACCACAGCATGACCTCTGTCAGGGTTCAACTGCAGCGCCTGCGCAGGCACAGGCCCAGT gaggAGTCAGATCTCTTGGGGCTCAGGCTGTTTGTGGATgagcagggtggtctgctgcgtGATTTCTCAGAGCTGCTGGAGCAGAGCGTCTCCTCTCTCAAACAGGATGTGGCCGCCATTGTACGACGCAAACGGGAACGCTCAGGAATCTGGTCCTGA